The genomic region GTGAGCGCGGTCGTGCTGGCCGCGATCGACGTGGTGCTGGCGCTGGTGGTGCTGGTCGGGGTGCCGTGTGTGCTGGTGGCGACCCAGGCCCTCGCCCCCCGGCTGGTACGCCGCAGCGGCGTACGCCAGGAGGCGCTGGGGTCGGCGGCCGGCATCGCCGGCGACTTCGTCCGCGGCCTGCGCCCGCTCAAGGGCATCGGGGCCGAGGACGCGGCGCTGGAGCGCTACCGCACCCAGAGCCAGCGGGCGGCGGTGGCCAGCGTCGGCGCGGCCCGCTGGGAGGGCCTGATGCAGGGGATGACGGTCGGCCTGAGCGGCGTCTTCCTGGCGGTCGTGGCGCTGGTGGCCGGCCTGCGGGCCGTCGACGGCGAGGTGGGTGTCGGCGAGTTCGTCGCCGTGGTGGGCATCAGCCAGTTCCTGGGGGAGCCGCTGCGGATGCTGACCTACCTGGTCGCACAGCTCGCCCAGTCCCGGGCCTCGGCCGAGCGGATCGTCTCGTTCCTGGCGACGCCGCCGCTGGTGGCGAGTGGACCGGGGACCGGATCGGCAGTGCCGCCCGCACCGGGCGCGGGAGCCGGCCTCGAGCTGGACCGGGTGTCGTTCGGACCACTGGCCGAGGTCACCTTCGCTGCCGCACCGGGTCGCTCGGTGGCCGTGGTCGTCGAGGACCCGGCCGACGCTGCGGCCCTGATGACGCTGCTGCGGGGCGAGGCGGCCCCCGCCGACGGGGCGGTGCGCCTCGGCGGCGCCCCGATCACCGACCTGGCTGTCGAGCAGGTCCGCGAGGTCCTGCTCGTGGCCGACCACCACGTCGACCTCTTCGACGGCACGCTGCGCAGCAACGTGGACCCGCGCGGCGACGTGGACGAGGACCGCCTCGCGCGGGTGCTGAGCGCCTCGGCCGCCGACGAGGTCGTGGAGCAGTCGGCCGCGAAGCTCGACGAGCGGGTGAGCGTCGGCGGCACCGCGCTGTCCGGCGGCCAGCGTCAGCGCCTCGGCCTGGCCCGGGCGCTGGCGGCGGACCCCGCCGTGCTGGTCCTGCACGACCCCACCACGGCCGTCGACGCCGTCACCGAGGCCCGGATCGCCGAGGGCCTGCACGGCCTGCGGCACCCGGAGCAGCCGGGGGCGCCGACGCGCACGACGGTGGTCCTCACCAGCAGCCCGGCGCTGCTCGCGCACGCCGACACCGTCGTCCACCTCCGCGCCGGGCGGGTCGTGGCCCGCGGGTCGCACCGCGAGCTGGCCACGGACGTCGCCTACCGAGCGGCGGTGCTGCGATGACCCGGCTGCCGGTCTCGAGCGCGGCCGAGGCCGCGGGCCTGGCCCGGACCCTGCTGATGCGGCGCCGGGGCGCCTTCGTCGCCAGCGCGGTGATGTTCGCGCTCGTCGGTCTCGCCGGACTGGTCGCGCCGTGGCAGCTGGGCCGGGTGGCCGACCTGGTCAGCACCGGCGGCAGCACCCGGGACGTGCTGAGCGCCGCGGCCTGGATCGGCGGCGCGGCGGTGGTGGGGGCGGTGGCCACCGCGCTGTCGGTGTCCACGCTGGCGCGCGCCGGCGAGCCGGCGCTCGCGGAGCTGCGCGAGCAGGTGCTGGACCGGGCCCTGCACCTGGAGACCGAGGAGCTCGAGGCCGCCGGCCAGGGCGACCTGATGTCCCGGGTGGGCGACGACGTCCGCGTGGTCGCGGGGTCGCTGACCGAGGCGGTGCCGCTGCTGGTCAATTCAGTGGTGACGATCGTGTTCACGGTCGGCGGGCTCGCGGCGCTCGACTGGCGCCTGGGCCTGGCCGGGCTCGCGGCCGCGCCGTTCTATGCAGTGGCCCTGCGCTGGTACCTGCCCCGGTCGGGGCCCTACTACCGGCGCGAGCGGGAGGCGAACGGCGACCGCGCCGAGGCGCTGCTCACCGGCGTCCACGGCAGCCGGACGCTGCGCGCCTTCGGGCTCGCCGAGGAGCAGCAGCGCACGGTCGATCGGGCGTCCTGGCGCTCGGCGAGCCTCTCGATCGACGTCTTCGACCTGCTGATGCGCTTCGGCGGCCGCAACAACCGCGCCGAGGCGGTCGGGCTCCTGCTCGTGCTCTCGACCGGCTTCGCGCTGGTGCGCGCCGACGCGGCGACGGTCGGCGCGGTCACCGCCGCCGCCCTGTACTTCCACCGGCTGTTCAACCCGGTCGGCGCGGTGCTGTTCCTCTTCGACGAGGTGCAGTCGGCCGGCGCCTCGCTGACCCGGCTCGCCGGCATCGCGCTGCTCCCGGCCCCGGCCCGCGGCGGCGGCACGGCGCCGGCCCACCGAGGCGTCGCGGTCACCGCTGTCAGCCACGAGTACGACGCCGAGCACCCCGCCCTGCGTGGCGTCGACCTCGAGGTCGCGGAGGGGGAGCGGCTGGCGGTGGTCGGCGCCAGCGGCGCCGGCAAGAGCACCCTCGGGCTGGTCGTCGCGGGGCGCCTGGTCCCCACCAGCGGCTCGGTCACGATCGGCGGGGTCGAGGTCCGCGCGGCGGCGCTGGCGGACCGGCCCGTGGTGGCGACGGTGACCCAGGAGATCCACGTCCTCGCCGGCAGCGTGGCCGACAACCTGCTGCTGGCGCGGCCGAGCGCGACCCGCGCGGAGCTCGAGGCGGCACTGCGGAGCGTCGGCGCCGCGGACTGGGTCGCGGCGCTGCCGGAGGGCCTGGACACCGAGGTGGGCGCCGGGACCGTTCCGCTGACCCCGGCCCAGGCCCAGCAGCTCGCGCTGGCCCGGGTCCTGGTCGCCGACCCGTGGGTGGTCGTCCTCGACGAGGCGACGGCCGAGGCCGGCTCCGCCGGCGCCCGGGTGCTCGAGGAGGCCGCGCTGGCGGCCACCGAGGGGCGGACCACGATCACGATCGCCCACCGGCTCGTGCAGGCCCGCAGCGCCGACCGGGTGCTCGTGCTGGAGGCCGGGGAGCCGGTCGAGCTGGGCGGTCACGACGAGCTGGTGCGGGCCGGCGGACGCTACGCCCGGCTCTGGGCGGCCTGGTCGCAGGACTGAGCGCCCTTCCGTCGAGGGCCCGATGGGTGGACTCTGGGAAGCCAGGCACCGTGCCTGTCCTACTCGGAGGACATCATGAAGGCAGCCGTCGTCACCGCATTCGACCGACCGCTCGAGCTCCAGGACCGGGAGGTGCCGACCCCGGGTCCCGGGCAGGTGCTGGTCCGCATCGAGGCCAGCGGACTGTGTCACACCGACATCCACGCCGCCCACGGGGACTGGCCGGTCAAGCCCAGCCCTCCGTTCGTGCCAGGGCACGAGGGCGTCGGCATCGTCACCGAGGTCGGCCCGGGGGTGACCCAGCGGTCCGTCGGCGAGCGGGTGGCGCTGCCCTGGCTGGGCCATGCCTGCGGGCACTGCGACCACTGCATCAGTGGCTGGGAGACGCTGTGCGAGGAGCAGCAGAACACCGGCTACTCCGTCGACGGCGGCTTCGCCGAGTACGCCGTGGCGGACGCCGACTACGCGGTCCCGGTGCCGGACGGGGTCGACCCGATCGACGCCGCGCCGCTGACCTGCGCGGGCGTGACGACGTACAAGGCGATCAAGGTCGCCCGCATCCAGCCGACCGAGCGGGTCGCGATCTTCGGGATCGGCGGCCTCGGGCACCTCGCCGTGCAGTACGCCCGGATCGTCGGCGGCACCGTGATCGCCGTCGACGTCGAGGACGCCAAGCTCGAGATGGCCACCGAGCTCGGCGCCGACCACGTCGTCAACGCCCGCACCGAGGACCCGGTCGCCGCCATCGAGGCCCTCGGCGGCGCGGACGTCGCGGTGGTGCTCGCGGTGATCCCGTCGGTCTTCGAGCAGGCCTTCGCCGCGCTGCGTCGCGGTGGACGCCTGGTCTGCGTCGCGCTGCCGGCCGAGGACGCGGGGCCGATGGCGCTGCCGATCTTCCCGACCGTGCTCAAGGGCCTCTCGGTGATCGGGTCGATCGTCGGCACCCGCGAGGACCTGGCCGAGGTCTTCGAGCTGCACGCCCGGGGCCGCACCCGCGTCGTGTCGCAGACCCGCAGCCTGGACCAGGTCAACGAGTCGGTCGAGGACGTGCTCGCCGGGCGCACGACCGCCCGGATCGTCTTCGAGCTCTGAGGGGCGGCCCGGATCACGACCAGGTCCGGAACGGCTCGAGCGCCGCCGGGTCGGTGAGCGTCGCGCGCAGCTCCGGGTGCTCGGTGAAGTGCCGGGCGGCGGCGAGGATCGCCGAGGGCGCCCAGGCGTGGGAGTGCAGCGAGCAGGTGATCGGCCTGGTCGAGCCGACCAGGACGACCCCCAGGTGCGGGTGGAAGTTGCCGAGCGCCTCGATGCGCTCGATCTCCGCCCAGGGCAGGTGCCGGTGGGCAGGGATCCAGAGCGGCAGCGTGAGGCCGTCGGGGTCGAAGCGGATCTGGGGTGAGACCACCCACGTCAGCGTGAGCGCGCCGGCGAAGAGGAGCACGATGACCACGCCGAGGACTCGGTCACCCGGCCCCGGGGGCCACCCGATCGCGAAGGCGCCGGCTGCGGCGCAGGCCACGAACCCGACGCGCGCGGTCGCGATCGGCAGCCGGCGCACCGGCAGGTCGAGCCCGTCGCCGACGGGCACGGCGGGCGGCGGATCCCCGCGCCGCAGTGGCCGGACGAGGCCGGCCAGGAAGGCCACGGTCATGGCCAGCGCGGTGAGTGCCACGCCCAACGTCACGCCGCCGACCCTCTCCTCCCCGGGCACCGACAGCGTGAGCACGCCGAGCCAGGCGAAGAGCCCCTCGACGGCGATCAGGAACAGCATCTGGACGAGGACGACCACGTGCGCCACGCTGCGGTAGGCCGCCTCCGGGGCGGGCACCGGTCGCAGCCGGATCACCCAGCTCAGAACCATCCCTTCACCGACTTCCAGGCCTCGCCCGCCTCGTCCTTGGTGTCCTCCCACTGGTCCTCGACCCACTCGTCGGCCGGGTCGGTGAAGCTGTCGGGCAGCCGGTCCCAGCCCCACTTGGTGCCCTCGCTGCCGAAGTAGGCGACCGCGGCGCCGACCACGACCGTCCCGACCGTCGGCACGGTGACCGGCGCTGTGGCGAGCGCCAGCCCGGTGCCGACACCGACCGCGAGCAGGCCGCCGGCCGGCTTGTCGCCCTCCAGGGCGCCGAGGCCGTCCACCGCCGTGCCGGCGGGCCCGAGCGCCCGGCCGGTGGCGTCGGCGAGCCTGGACAGGCCGCGCAGCCGGTCCGCCTCGTCGAGCGGCACCGGTCCCGGCGCCCGCCGAGGCGGTTCGCCGGTGCCGCGGGCCCGCTCCAGGTCGTCGGCCCGGTCCTGCAGCGAGCGGGCGATCTCCTCGACCGCGTGCTCCGCCAGCTTCTGCCCGACGCTGCGGCCGAGCCCGTCGAAGTGCCGGCGGACCAGCTGCGCCCACTGCGCGACGTCGTCGGTCTCGACGTCGCGCGCCGCCGCGGCCAGGTGCTCCGCGGCCCAGGCCACGAAGCGCAGGTGCTCGGCAGGGACCTCCCGGGCGAGCTGGTCGTAGAGCTCGGCCGGGTCCCCGGTCGCGCCCAGGACCCGCACCGGCGGCTCCAGGATCAGGGTGCCGGCGACTGTCAGGCCGCCCGCGGTGGCCCGGTCGCGGCACGAGGCCATCAGCTGCTGCAGGGCCCGCAGCCGGGCGGCGTACGCCGTGAGGGCGCCGGCCGCGCGCTCCACCCGTGCGGCGTGCTCGTCGACC from Nocardioides pantholopis harbors:
- a CDS encoding ABC transporter ATP-binding protein, yielding MRYAADGAPPRTAGALIRRTLRRQRRPLVVSVALVTVWQVAELMVPALIGVIIDRAVVTGDLAQMVLWAVVLAVHFVVLSLSYRFGARVGLRALQVESHALRTEVSGHVLSPRGARSDRLPGDVLTIATTDAEMVATVVRQLTFTLAAAVGLVVSAVVLAAIDVVLALVVLVGVPCVLVATQALAPRLVRRSGVRQEALGSAAGIAGDFVRGLRPLKGIGAEDAALERYRTQSQRAAVASVGAARWEGLMQGMTVGLSGVFLAVVALVAGLRAVDGEVGVGEFVAVVGISQFLGEPLRMLTYLVAQLAQSRASAERIVSFLATPPLVASGPGTGSAVPPAPGAGAGLELDRVSFGPLAEVTFAAAPGRSVAVVVEDPADAAALMTLLRGEAAPADGAVRLGGAPITDLAVEQVREVLLVADHHVDLFDGTLRSNVDPRGDVDEDRLARVLSASAADEVVEQSAAKLDERVSVGGTALSGGQRQRLGLARALAADPAVLVLHDPTTAVDAVTEARIAEGLHGLRHPEQPGAPTRTTVVLTSSPALLAHADTVVHLRAGRVVARGSHRELATDVAYRAAVLR
- a CDS encoding ABC transporter ATP-binding protein, producing the protein MTRLPVSSAAEAAGLARTLLMRRRGAFVASAVMFALVGLAGLVAPWQLGRVADLVSTGGSTRDVLSAAAWIGGAAVVGAVATALSVSTLARAGEPALAELREQVLDRALHLETEELEAAGQGDLMSRVGDDVRVVAGSLTEAVPLLVNSVVTIVFTVGGLAALDWRLGLAGLAAAPFYAVALRWYLPRSGPYYRREREANGDRAEALLTGVHGSRTLRAFGLAEEQQRTVDRASWRSASLSIDVFDLLMRFGGRNNRAEAVGLLLVLSTGFALVRADAATVGAVTAAALYFHRLFNPVGAVLFLFDEVQSAGASLTRLAGIALLPAPARGGGTAPAHRGVAVTAVSHEYDAEHPALRGVDLEVAEGERLAVVGASGAGKSTLGLVVAGRLVPTSGSVTIGGVEVRAAALADRPVVATVTQEIHVLAGSVADNLLLARPSATRAELEAALRSVGAADWVAALPEGLDTEVGAGTVPLTPAQAQQLALARVLVADPWVVVLDEATAEAGSAGARVLEEAALAATEGRTTITIAHRLVQARSADRVLVLEAGEPVELGGHDELVRAGGRYARLWAAWSQD
- the adhP gene encoding alcohol dehydrogenase AdhP; the protein is MKAAVVTAFDRPLELQDREVPTPGPGQVLVRIEASGLCHTDIHAAHGDWPVKPSPPFVPGHEGVGIVTEVGPGVTQRSVGERVALPWLGHACGHCDHCISGWETLCEEQQNTGYSVDGGFAEYAVADADYAVPVPDGVDPIDAAPLTCAGVTTYKAIKVARIQPTERVAIFGIGGLGHLAVQYARIVGGTVIAVDVEDAKLEMATELGADHVVNARTEDPVAAIEALGGADVAVVLAVIPSVFEQAFAALRRGGRLVCVALPAEDAGPMALPIFPTVLKGLSVIGSIVGTREDLAEVFELHARGRTRVVSQTRSLDQVNESVEDVLAGRTTARIVFEL